Genomic segment of Oncorhynchus tshawytscha isolate Ot180627B linkage group LG13, Otsh_v2.0, whole genome shotgun sequence:
GCTGAGACAGGAAGCCAGAGAAGGAGATTCGATTGGAGCCCCTCAGGTGGACGTCACTGCTATCGCCATTATCCAGTCGAGACTGGACTCCACTGTCCAGAAACGGAGAGGGGCCGGCCCAGGCTGTGTTCTGCAGCTGCATCCTCTGATGTCTGCGCTTCCTCACGAAGATGACCCCAAAACTGACAAACATCAGAACCAGTGTCACACCAATCAGTACAGCCACCACTGTGCCATGGTTCCCCGTCGTTTTGCTCTTGTCTTTGTTTGTCGTTTTTGACGGAGGTGGCTTTGGTTTATTTTTTGTCGTGGTGGCAGCAGCGACATGTTTTGTAGTGGGGACCATTAGTGGGGATTGGCCCTTGGTGCTGGTAACGGCAATACTAGCAGTAACAGAGGCTGCAGTGGTGGCAAGGGTCTTGGCGGGCTGGGTCGATGTCCATGGAGTGTAGATGCGGGTTAAAGATTTGGTCATGACTATAGAGGGAGATAGGGTGGCGTTTGAAGTGGCAGCGCTAGGCAGCTCAGATGGGCCTGTTGGACCTCTTTCAGTGGGGTGTGAAGGGGTTAATTTCCTGCTTGTGACTGGGGCCTGGGAGGGGGTGCTGCGAAATTGAGCCTTCCTACCTGTGTTCAAAGTCAATTCGGCTCTAGTcggtgtcactccaaatccaacACCAGTTGGCGTGGGTCGGATCCTCTCTGTGGAGTCGTTGGACTGCGACATCGGAAGATTGGTTGGACCAGGCCCTGTTTGGATCTCTGTTGGTTGATTTGTTGTCGGTGAGGTTGTTTGAGAGGATAACTCCGAAGGTCTAGGTGATGCTGTTGGACTTACTTTGCCCTGGCCGGAGGGTGTAACCCGGCTTACCGGAGGCTGATTCCCCATAGTGGGCGACGTTTCCTCGGCTCCATCTGCTGTGATCTCCACCGTGGAGTTGTTTTTATATTTGGTTGTTTGGCGGTCCTGAGGTGACTGGGAGTTCTTCTTTGTTCTCGTACTCAAAGGGTGGATTGAAGGCAGATAAGAGCTGATATATCTGGTGGACACCTGATCTGGAGTCTGTGGTTTACTCTTCACTGTGAACTTCAACTCAACTGAAGGTGCTACAGTGCTATAGTTTCCTTCATCTGGTGCATTGTTGAGGTGCTCTTGTGCCATTTCTAAAGGTGAAACTTGGTCTGAAGTTGCAGTAACCTCACTGCTCCTGAAGTCGGTGGAGTGGCTGTTAGGCTGAAGTGTCACTGTGCTATTCAGTCCCAGTGGCAGCATccacaaaaacaacacaaaaacaagactCTTTCCCTCCATTGCTGTTTCCTGTTATCCTCTGAAATCTGGTGTGTCCTGATGACTGACTGATAAAAAGAAGAAAAGCGTCATTACTGTATCTGTAAGCATGATTTATCATGAGGAAACAAGGAACATTTCACCATGAAGGGCAACGTGGTGAAATGTTATCGCTACTTTTGGCATTTCCTTCCTCAAACTACAATTCAAAGTAGGCGCAGAAGATTTTTTGACTGTTTTCTGGGGAATCTAACTATATtctgtttttgtcttatttctttgtAAGAATTAAGGCCATATAAGGTCATATGTTACACATTAGGATGTCTTTGTCTCAACATTATTGATTAGCTAACATttgtgatggtgtgtgtaatgtgtattacaCCTCCCACAAACAACTATTTTGAAAGTATGTGTTTCAAAGGTATTTGTTTTCAACTGCTTGCACATTCTCTGGCAAATCACACATGTTGTCATTAGAGCAACAGATCTCACTATAACCCTTTAATATTTACGTCACCCACCCTTAAAGTATGTTGTACTCACCAGAGCCTACACAGGATTTAACCCTAGAATCCTGGCCTTCATTAACCTGCTCCAAGTTCACAAAAAGCAGAATGCCTATATGAGTTGGTGTGTCTCAGCTAGAAGAGGTCCCCTTAGTTTGCTGTACGTGAAGCCCAGAAAGCAGCCACTGTAGAAGTCTGCGAGGCCCTAGTCTGGTATTATACAGAACCTTCTCTTGCCTCACTTGACAGGAAGTGAGAGCTGTGAAACTGAGGTCTGATtacaaatgacaccctgttcttTTTAACACAGAAAAATACACAGTGGATGTTTTCATGCAAAACAAATGTACACTTGTAATTTTAATATGCACTCTGGGatagaccccttgacgttttccacattttgttacgttacagccttatggaTTAAttcgtttttttccccctcatcaatttgcacaccccataatgacaaagcaaaatcatgTTTTTAGATTTGTATTGcaaataaaatgtgtgtgtgtgtgtgtatgtatatatgtatgtgtgtgtgtgtgtgtgtaaacttagcaaaaaaataaacgtcctcactatcaactgtgtttattttcagcagacttaacatgtgtaaatatttgtatgaacataacaagaatcaacaactgaaacataaaatgaacaagttccacagacatgtaactaacagaaatggaataatgtgtcacaGAAAAAAGGGGGGGTGGTCAAAatgaaaagtaacagtcagtatctggtgtggccaccagctgcattaagtactgcagtgcatctcctcaacatggactgcaccagttcttgctgtgagatgttaccccgctcttccaccaaggcacctgcaagttcccggacatttctcaGATCCAGCAGGTCCCAGACGGCTCAATGGGATTTaggtccgggctcttcgctggccatggcagaacactggcattcctgtcttgcagtgaatcacacacagaacgagcagtatggctagtggcattgtcatgctggagggtcatgtcaggatgagcctgcaggaagggtaccgcatgagggagaaggatgtcttccctgtaatgcacagcgttgagattgcctgcaatgacaacaagctcagtccgatgatgctgtggcacaccgccccagaccatgacggaccctccacctccaaatcgatcccgctccagaggacAGGCATCAgtgtaacgttcattccttcgacaataaacgcaaatccgaccgcCACCcgtggtgagacaaaaccgcgactctccagtgaagagcactttttgccagtcctgtctggtccagcgactgtgGTTTTgggcccataggcgacgttgttgccggtgatgtctggtgaggacctgccttacaacaggcctacaagccctcagtccagcctctctcagcctattgcggagagtctgagcactgatagagggattgtgcgttcctggtgtaactcgggcagttgttgttgccatcctgtacctgtcctgcaggtgtgatgtttggatgtaccaatccagtgcaggtgttgttacacgtggtctgctactgcgaggacgatcagctgtccgtcctgtctccctgtagcgctgtcttaggtgtctcacagtacggacattgcactttattgccctggccacatctgcagtcctcatgcctccttgcagcatgcctaaggcacgttcacgcagatgagcagggaccatgggcgtctttcttttggtgtttttcagtgtcagtagaaaggcctctttagtgtcctaagttttcaaaactgtgaccttaattgctgttagtgtcttaatgaccgttccacaggcgCATGTtacttgtttatggttcattgaacaagcatgggaaacagtgtttaaacactttacaatgaaaacctgtgaagttatttggatttttacaaattatctttgaaagacagggtcctgaaaagggtgcgtttctttttttgctgactttatgtatacagttgaagtcagaagtttatatacacttaggttggagtcattaaaactcatttttcaaccactccacaaatttcttgttaacaaactatggtttttgcaagtccgttaggacatctactttgtgcatgtcatttttccaacaattgtttacagacagattatttcacttataattcactgtttcacaattccagtgggtcagaagtttacatacactaagttgacagtgcctttaaacagcttggaaaattccagtaaatgtcatggcttcagaagcttctgataggctaattgacatcatcaattggatgtacctgtggatgtatttcaaggcctaccttcaaactctgtccctctttgcttgacatcatgggaaaatcaaaacaaatcagccaagtcctcagaaaaaaaattgtaggcctccacaagtctggttcatcgttgggagccatttccaaatgcctgaaggtaccacgttcatctgcaatagtacgcaagtataaacgccatggACAACACacccatcataccactcaggaaggagttgtgttctgtctcctagagatgaatgtaccttggtgcaaaaagtgcaaatcaatcccagaacaacagcaaaagaccttgtgaagatgctggaggaaaccggtacaaaagtatctatatccacagtaaaatgagtcttatgtcgacaacctgaaaggccgctcagcaaggaagaagccactgttccaaaaccaccataaaaaatgccagactacggtttgcagctgcacatgggaacaaagatcttactttttggagaaatgtcctcttgtctgatgaaaaaaaatagaactgtttggccacaatgaccatcgttatgtttggaggaaaaaggggcaggcttgcaagccaaagaacaacatcccaatcgtgaagcacggggggtggcaacatcatgttttggaggtgctttgctgcaggagggactggtgtgcttcacaaaatagatagaatCATGAGTCGGAAATTTATGAGAATatatggaagcaacatctcaagacatcagtcaggaagttaaagcttgctcgcaaatgggtcttccaaatggacgatgaccccaagcatacttccaaagtggtggcaaaatggcttaaggacaacaaagtcaaggtattggagtggccatgacaaagccatgacctcaatcctacagtaAATTTGTGGgaggaactgaaaaagcgtgtgcgagcaaggaggcctaccatcctgactcagttacaccagctctgtcaggaggagtgggacaaaatgaacccaacatattgtgggaagcttgtggaaggctacccaaaacgtttgccccaagttaaaccatttaaaggcaactctaccaaatactaattgagtgcatgtaaacttctgacccactgggaatgtgatgaaagaaataaactctgaaataaatcattctctctaccattattctgatatttcaaattcttaaaataatgtggtgatcctaactgacctaagacggtgaatttttactaggattaaatgtcaagaattgtgaaactgagtttaaatgtatttggctatagtgtatgtgaacttccgacttcaactgtatgtttatgtatttataatagaggttgaccgattaatcggaatggccgattttaatTTGGgccgttttcataacaatcagtatttttgggcgccgattatcccaatttttaaaatattttttgtatgcctttttatttaactaggcaagtcagttaagaacacattcttatttaacTTAACgagattaactgccttgttaaggggCTGAACcgcagattttcaccttgtcggctcgggggttCCAATCTTGGAGACcttagtctctatgggggtgccacagggttcaatactcgggccgactcttttctctgtgtatatcaatgatgttgctcttgctgcgggcgattccctgatccacctctacgcagacgtcaccattctatatactttcggcccgtcattggacactgtgctatctaacctccaaacaagcttcaatgccatacaacactccttccgtggcctccaactgctcttagatacaagtaaaactaaaccaaatgcatgcttttcaaccgatcgctgcctgcacccgcatgcccgactagcatcaccaccctggatggttccgaccttgaatatgtggacatctataagtacctaggtgtctggctagactgcaaactctccttccagactcatatcaaacatctccaatcaaaaatcaaatcaagagtcggctttctattccgcaacaaagcctccttcactcacgccgccaagcttaccctagtaaaactgactatcctaccaatcctcgacttcggcgatgtcatctacaaaatggcttccaacactctactcagcaaactggatgcagtatatcacagtgccatccgttttgtcactaaagcaccttataccacccaccactgcgacttgtatgctctagtcggctggccctcgctacatattcgtcgccagacccactggctccaggtcatctacaagtccatgctaggtaaagctccgccttatctcagttcactggtcacgatggcaacacccatccgtagcacgcgctccagcaggtgtatctcactgatcatccctaaagccaacacctcatttggccgcctttcgttccagtactctgctgcctgtgactggaacgaattgcaaaatcgctgaaggtggagacttatctccctcaccaacttcaaacatcagctatctgagcagctaaccgatcgctgcagctgtacatagtctattggtaaatagcccaccaattttcacctacctcatccccatactgtttttatttatttacttttctgctcttttgcacaccaatatctctacctgtacatgaccatctgatcatttatcactccagtgttaatctgcaaaattgtaactattcgtctacctcctcatgccttttgcacacattgtatatagactcccccttttgttttctactgtgttattgacttgttaattgtttattccatgtgtaactctgttgtctgctcacactgctatgctttatcttggccaggtcgcagttgtaaatgagaacttgttctcaactagcctacctggttaaataaaggtgaaataaaataaataaaataaaaaaagttaactagtccaacgcaataacgacctgcctctctctcgttgcactccacaaggagactgcctgttacgtgaatgctgtaagccaaagtaagttgctagctagcattaaacttatcttataaaaaacaatcaatcataatcactagttaactacacatggttgatgatattacttgatattatctagcgtgtcctgcgttgcatataatctgactgtgcatacaagtatctgactgagcgatggtaggcagaagcaggcgcgtaaacattcattcaaacagcactttcgtgcg
This window contains:
- the LOC112265648 gene encoding proteoglycan 4, translated to MEGKSLVFVLFLWMLPLGLNSTVTLQPNSHSTDFRSSEVTATSDQVSPLEMAQEHLNNAPDEGNYSTVAPSVELKFTVKSKPQTPDQVSTRYISSYLPSIHPLSTRTKKNSQSPQDRQTTKYKNNSTVEITADGAEETSPTMGNQPPVSRVTPSGQGKVSPTASPRPSELSSQTTSPTTNQPTEIQTGPGPTNLPMSQSNDSTERIRPTPTGVGFGVTPTRAELTLNTGRKAQFRSTPSQAPVTSRKLTPSHPTERGPTGPSELPSAATSNATLSPSIVMTKSLTRIYTPWTSTQPAKTLATTAASVTASIAVTSTKGQSPLMVPTTKHVAAATTTKNKPKPPPSKTTNKDKSKTTGNHGTVVAVLIGVTLVLMFVSFGVIFVRKRRHQRMQLQNTAWAGPSPFLDSGVQSRLDNGDSSDVHLRGSNRISFSGFLSQRLSKRLSLLQETDEEFRMGDIPTGSTFGRETVSDDVQPSNGTAAVHKENTQIEVVQPLDNSSSPPPPTSSETTATAHTHDHQPPTSLQVVDLGPDNVPNSSPSHTPPDIPEAIPPPLLDVYLGPPSDHASPPPPESTDLPTPPHDLP